A genomic window from Rahnella aceris includes:
- the fadA gene encoding acetyl-CoA C-acyltransferase FadA: MENVVIVDAVRTPMGRSKGGAFRHVRAEDLSAHLMRAVLARNPALNAKDIDDIYWGCVQQTLEQGFNIARNAALLAEIPHSVPATTVNRLCGSSMQALHDAARAIMVGDAQVSLIGGVEHMGHVPMNHGVDFHPGLSKTVAKAAGMMGLTAEMLAKMHQISREMQDEFAARSHQRAHAATVAGHFANEIVPTEGHNADGVLTRYDFDEVIRPETTVATLAALRPAFDPVNGTVTAGTSSALSDGASAMLLMSESRAKSLGLKARARIRAMAVVGCDPSIMGYGPVPATRLALKRAGLSVQDIGLFELNEAFAAQALPCVKDLGLLETMEDRVNLNGGAIALGHPLGCSGSRISTTLLNLMERRDVQFGVATMCIGLGQGIATIFERI, translated from the coding sequence AGTCATTGTTGACGCAGTCCGCACGCCAATGGGCCGTTCAAAAGGCGGCGCATTCCGCCATGTCAGGGCTGAAGATCTCTCCGCGCATCTGATGCGTGCCGTACTGGCCCGTAATCCGGCGCTGAACGCCAAAGATATTGATGATATTTACTGGGGCTGCGTCCAGCAGACGCTGGAACAAGGCTTCAACATTGCCCGTAACGCGGCGCTGCTGGCGGAAATACCGCACAGTGTTCCCGCGACTACGGTCAACCGTCTGTGCGGTTCTTCCATGCAGGCGCTGCATGACGCCGCCCGCGCCATTATGGTCGGTGACGCACAGGTCAGCCTGATCGGCGGTGTGGAACATATGGGTCATGTGCCGATGAATCATGGTGTGGATTTCCATCCGGGGCTGAGCAAAACCGTAGCGAAAGCCGCAGGGATGATGGGACTGACGGCGGAAATGCTGGCAAAAATGCACCAGATCAGCCGTGAAATGCAGGATGAATTTGCCGCACGTTCACATCAGCGTGCTCATGCAGCCACCGTAGCCGGGCATTTCGCTAACGAAATTGTGCCGACCGAAGGCCATAACGCCGATGGCGTTCTGACCCGTTATGATTTCGACGAAGTGATCCGCCCGGAAACGACGGTCGCCACACTGGCAGCTTTACGCCCGGCGTTCGATCCGGTGAATGGCACTGTCACGGCGGGAACTTCTTCTGCCCTCTCCGACGGCGCATCGGCAATGTTGCTGATGAGTGAATCCCGTGCCAAATCTTTAGGTCTGAAAGCCCGTGCCCGCATCCGCGCCATGGCGGTGGTGGGCTGCGACCCGTCCATTATGGGTTATGGCCCGGTGCCAGCAACGCGTCTGGCTCTGAAACGCGCCGGACTGAGCGTGCAGGACATCGGTCTGTTCGAACTGAACGAAGCCTTCGCCGCACAAGCCTTGCCGTGTGTGAAAGATTTGGGACTGCTGGAAACTATGGAGGATCGCGTCAACCTGAACGGCGGTGCCATTGCGCTCGGTCACCCGCTCGGCTGTTCCGGCTCTCGTATTTCCACCACGCTGCTGAACCTGATGGAGCGTCGCGACGTCCAGTTTGGCGTTGCGACCATGTGTATCGGTTTAGGTCAGGGCATCGCGACCATTTTCGAACGCATCTGA